The Allocatelliglobosispora scoriae genome contains a region encoding:
- a CDS encoding DUF3592 domain-containing protein yields MTFTKRRTIAGLAIAFALGLISVGVFLVGEQQRTRIVDQGHQTRAIVTSDHDDEFDHWYTVSYTAQEQNRTADLRYPWVIDKIPVGRALTVYVDADDPELIATADGYSTPLWTSAPGWFAVLAVFAAFISVVDRLTSSRRQKPENG; encoded by the coding sequence ATGACATTCACGAAGCGGCGCACGATCGCCGGGCTGGCGATCGCCTTCGCCCTCGGCCTGATCTCCGTCGGCGTCTTCCTCGTCGGCGAGCAGCAGCGGACACGCATCGTCGACCAGGGCCACCAGACCCGGGCCATCGTCACCTCCGACCACGACGACGAATTCGACCACTGGTACACCGTGAGCTACACGGCGCAGGAGCAGAACCGCACCGCCGATCTGCGGTACCCGTGGGTGATCGACAAGATTCCGGTGGGGCGGGCCCTCACCGTCTACGTCGACGCGGACGACCCGGAGCTGATCGCCACCGCCGACGGGTACTCCACCCCGCTGTGGACCTCCGCGCCCGGCTGGTTCGCCGTCCTGGCGGTCTTCGCCGCCTTCATCTCCGTCGTCGACCGGCTGACCTCGTCCCGCAGACAGAAGCCGGAAAACGGGTAG
- a CDS encoding HAD family hydrolase produces the protein MTGPAAHAPIALLDLDGTLFDGVVGQQYVRRLGARSVHSRSVAARANAAVSRYVASGQRFHQMAEHVYSLYGRLIAGLPTADAAVLAAEAWAEIRTGFLPCTTGIMKILRRHGYRPLIISGSPNEIVQLAAAELQVEEAIGAVAQQRDGLMTGRLDLAPGLPGGKVAALRTLVGRTEPAWLGSLAIGNSPSDAELFDLVGHPIAFEPDEALARLATARGWAIANRRNVEDLVEHVVGRSQ, from the coding sequence GTGACCGGGCCCGCAGCGCACGCGCCGATCGCGTTGCTCGATCTCGACGGGACGCTGTTCGACGGCGTGGTCGGCCAGCAGTATGTGCGCAGGCTCGGCGCGCGCAGCGTTCATTCCAGGAGCGTGGCTGCGCGGGCCAATGCCGCAGTCAGCCGATATGTGGCGTCCGGCCAGCGATTCCACCAGATGGCCGAGCATGTCTACAGCCTCTACGGCCGGCTCATCGCCGGACTGCCGACCGCCGACGCTGCCGTGCTGGCCGCCGAGGCGTGGGCGGAGATCCGGACCGGTTTCCTGCCCTGCACCACGGGAATCATGAAGATCCTGCGGCGACACGGTTACCGACCGCTGATCATCTCCGGCAGTCCGAACGAGATCGTGCAGCTGGCCGCCGCAGAGCTCCAGGTCGAGGAGGCGATCGGCGCGGTCGCCCAGCAGCGCGACGGGCTGATGACGGGTCGACTCGACCTGGCGCCCGGCCTGCCCGGCGGCAAGGTCGCCGCGCTGAGGACTCTTGTCGGCCGCACCGAACCCGCCTGGCTCGGTTCGCTGGCGATCGGCAACTCGCCCTCCGACGCCGAACTGTTCGACCTCGTCGGACACCCCATCGCCTTCGAACCCGACGAGGCATTGGCGCGGTTGGCCACGGCCCGGGGCTGGGCGATCGCCAACCGCCGCAACGTGGAAGACCTCGTCGAACACGTCGTCGGCCGGAGCCAGTGA
- a CDS encoding AAA family ATPase has product MAFHGRAAGSGATYGPPAGAQDFADYRAAFGEDVPAGLAQVYAVIGSGPVMDNDLFSIAHLIRERRLWDGIIADSDDPDDESHGVITSLDPDAVSARYWKLGWVPFTRDGGGNGYAVDLVPEPGGTVGQVINIGPDEQFRAVVAVSVADFFARVAELIGSGRVSISDSGDVEVDDNKMLLTALIEDPDPEDPDRDAGSASGGPHGVPAAPKPTGGRIDLPDELVPLLTGSMHLNVFGPTPPWVPADGWLEDTRTRLMAIASRAELSDRPASLTRLKPGTSMAVEEVKWLAQGALGACTSVSGPLARIGDLLLADHLTAPLGPTADPEETWQTLIGPSIPGSLVADSDSPQRRDDIIRFYRDCLDVLVEAPPFAERGRALAALFTRISEDPALLQQYRSSSRQQLAGSWRSSILNDAARSALPDYAGPTHHLSWALTGLRAAHQRLTGTAGAGPGTFDECVAAMLLKLDRTVPTAIAATALGPDGYEAIVRASEALRPRFDHARWSARVFEWLDRAIIVGDAATARIWVGLEWTSATALNGSPDLHKDVKSGLFFCQGYLRSLRKLGQPQFTVVNPLVSVLADSPVPSRSVPAVRRTGGSLVEETVSTAMRRLDELIGLSPIRQRVAQINAEAGVEAVRRESGLPPARSRRHMVFAGNPGTGKTTVAAIVGQIYAAHGVLASGHLVEVARAELRDGAKVAAALHNALGGILMINVGRVVQGSTTSGEALATLTRMMEERREELVVIVAGQPRDVAEFLSSEVGLAARFPRTFNFVDFTDDELVQLFQQAAAESGFTPADGAADRVRSLVARMPRAAGFDNAWVIRNLVDESASQQALRISQSATPTVERLTELLVDDITTPASIVLAPPRNGDPMAELATLVGLDDVKAQVRLLAAEAQARVLRARAGLRDGGRSRHMVFVGNPGTAKTTMARLIARIYANLGLLGSGHLVEVTRADLIGQYIGQTAPRVHAAFERALGGVLFIDEAYSLSMSDSPRDYGHEAIATLVKLMDDHRDDLVVIAAGYRDEMQRFLTVNSGLASRFPTILEFPDYSGDELVQIFAVLAEDAGYRLADGVAERVRSLLAGISHGSSFGNGRTVRNLLEATVANQAARIIELVDAPAKVIGELRAEDLPMRFGDRDETLATGQYL; this is encoded by the coding sequence ATGGCCTTCCACGGCCGTGCGGCCGGCTCGGGCGCCACGTACGGGCCGCCCGCCGGTGCGCAGGACTTCGCGGACTACCGGGCGGCGTTCGGTGAAGACGTCCCGGCCGGCCTGGCGCAGGTGTACGCGGTGATCGGCAGCGGTCCGGTGATGGACAACGATCTCTTCAGCATCGCCCACCTCATCCGGGAACGGCGGCTGTGGGACGGGATCATCGCCGACTCGGACGACCCGGACGACGAATCCCACGGCGTCATCACCTCACTGGACCCCGACGCCGTGTCGGCCAGGTACTGGAAACTCGGCTGGGTCCCGTTCACCAGGGACGGCGGCGGGAACGGCTACGCGGTGGACCTGGTCCCGGAGCCCGGGGGCACGGTGGGCCAGGTGATCAACATAGGACCCGACGAGCAATTCCGTGCCGTAGTCGCGGTGTCCGTGGCCGACTTCTTCGCCCGGGTCGCAGAGCTGATCGGTTCGGGACGGGTCAGCATCTCCGACTCCGGGGATGTGGAGGTGGACGACAACAAGATGCTGCTGACGGCACTCATCGAGGATCCGGACCCCGAAGATCCGGACCGCGATGCGGGGTCTGCGAGCGGCGGACCGCACGGTGTACCGGCCGCACCGAAGCCCACCGGTGGCCGGATCGATCTGCCTGACGAACTGGTGCCGTTGTTGACTGGTTCCATGCACCTCAACGTGTTCGGCCCGACCCCGCCGTGGGTGCCGGCCGACGGGTGGCTCGAGGACACGCGTACCCGCCTGATGGCCATCGCGTCTCGCGCCGAGCTGTCCGACCGGCCCGCCAGCCTGACCAGGCTCAAGCCCGGAACGTCGATGGCGGTGGAGGAAGTGAAGTGGCTGGCGCAGGGGGCGCTGGGCGCGTGCACGTCGGTTTCGGGGCCGCTGGCGCGGATCGGCGACCTGCTCCTGGCCGACCATCTGACAGCGCCGCTCGGACCCACAGCCGATCCGGAGGAGACCTGGCAGACGCTGATCGGGCCGTCCATCCCCGGCAGCCTCGTCGCGGACTCCGACAGCCCGCAGCGGCGGGACGACATCATCCGCTTCTACCGCGACTGCCTCGACGTGCTCGTCGAGGCCCCGCCGTTCGCTGAGCGCGGCCGCGCGCTGGCCGCGCTCTTCACCCGGATCTCCGAGGACCCGGCACTGCTGCAGCAGTACCGGTCGAGCTCGCGGCAGCAGCTCGCGGGCTCGTGGAGATCGAGCATTCTCAACGACGCAGCCCGATCTGCGCTGCCCGACTACGCCGGCCCGACCCACCACCTTTCCTGGGCCCTGACCGGTTTGCGGGCCGCCCACCAGCGGCTCACCGGGACCGCAGGCGCCGGTCCAGGCACTTTCGACGAGTGTGTCGCCGCCATGCTGCTCAAGCTCGACAGAACCGTGCCCACCGCCATCGCCGCCACCGCGCTGGGCCCCGACGGCTACGAGGCGATCGTCCGCGCGTCCGAGGCGCTGCGGCCCAGGTTCGACCACGCCCGCTGGAGCGCCCGGGTGTTCGAGTGGCTGGACCGCGCGATCATCGTCGGCGACGCGGCGACAGCACGGATCTGGGTGGGGTTGGAGTGGACGTCCGCGACCGCGCTGAACGGTTCGCCGGACCTGCACAAGGACGTGAAGAGCGGGCTGTTCTTCTGCCAGGGCTACCTGCGCAGCCTGCGGAAGCTCGGCCAGCCGCAGTTCACCGTCGTCAACCCGCTGGTGTCGGTACTCGCCGACTCCCCGGTGCCGTCCCGGTCGGTGCCCGCCGTGCGGCGAACGGGCGGCTCGCTGGTGGAGGAGACGGTGTCGACCGCCATGCGCCGGCTCGACGAGCTGATCGGCCTGTCCCCGATCAGGCAGCGCGTCGCCCAGATCAACGCCGAGGCCGGCGTCGAGGCGGTACGCCGCGAGTCCGGGCTGCCACCGGCGCGAAGCCGCCGGCACATGGTGTTCGCCGGCAACCCGGGCACGGGCAAGACCACTGTCGCCGCGATCGTCGGCCAGATCTACGCGGCACACGGCGTACTGGCATCCGGTCACCTGGTCGAGGTGGCCAGGGCGGAGTTGCGCGACGGAGCCAAGGTGGCGGCTGCCCTCCACAACGCGCTCGGCGGCATCCTGATGATCAATGTCGGTCGGGTGGTCCAGGGCAGCACCACGTCGGGCGAGGCGCTCGCGACATTGACCAGAATGATGGAGGAGCGCCGCGAGGAACTGGTCGTCATCGTCGCCGGTCAGCCCAGGGACGTGGCGGAGTTCCTGTCGAGCGAGGTCGGACTGGCGGCCAGATTCCCCCGGACCTTCAACTTCGTCGACTTCACCGATGACGAGCTGGTGCAGCTGTTCCAGCAGGCGGCGGCCGAGTCGGGATTCACACCCGCCGACGGGGCGGCCGACCGGGTCCGGAGCCTGGTCGCGCGTATGCCGCGCGCTGCCGGCTTCGACAACGCCTGGGTGATCCGCAACCTCGTCGACGAGTCCGCGTCACAGCAGGCGCTGCGGATCAGTCAGTCGGCGACGCCCACCGTCGAACGGCTGACCGAGCTGCTGGTCGACGACATCACCACGCCGGCATCCATCGTGCTCGCCCCGCCCCGCAACGGCGATCCGATGGCGGAGCTGGCCACGCTGGTCGGGTTGGACGACGTCAAGGCCCAGGTACGGCTGCTGGCCGCCGAGGCCCAGGCGCGAGTCCTGCGGGCCAGGGCCGGGCTGAGGGACGGCGGTCGGTCCCGGCACATGGTGTTCGTCGGCAACCCCGGCACCGCCAAGACCACCATGGCGCGGCTGATCGCCCGGATATACGCCAACCTCGGGCTGCTCGGCTCCGGTCATCTGGTCGAGGTCACCAGGGCCGACCTGATCGGCCAGTACATCGGGCAGACGGCTCCGCGTGTGCACGCGGCGTTCGAACGGGCCCTCGGCGGTGTCCTGTTCATCGATGAGGCGTACTCGCTGTCGATGTCCGACTCGCCGCGGGACTACGGCCATGAGGCGATCGCCACCCTGGTCAAGCTCATGGACGACCACCGCGACGACCTGGTGGTGATCGCCGCCGGCTACCGCGATGAGATGCAGCGCTTTCTCACAGTGAACAGCGGCCTGGCCTCCCGATTCCCGACGATCCTCGAGTTCCCCGACTACAGCGGCGACGAACTGGTGCAGATATTCGCCGTCCTCGCCGAGGACGCCGGATATCGACTCGCCGACGGCGTCGCCGAGCGGGTGCGTTCGCTCCTGGCCGGCATCTCACACGGGTCGTCGTTCGGCAACGGCCGCACGGTCCGCAACCTGCTCGAGGCGACGGTCGCCAATCAGGCGGCGCGCATCATCGAACTGGTCGACGCGCCGGCGAAGGTGATCGGGGAACTGCGCGCCGAGGATCTGCCGATGAGGTTCGGCGACCGCGACGAGACGCTCGCGACCGGCCAATACCTTTGA
- a CDS encoding PH domain-containing protein, with translation MAFPDDQLTADEHVVLHLRPHWRVLIGRLLLALLAVVVVLAVTLWTGNQLAVGIGVIVAVVAVLWLAVWPWFVWRSTHYVFTNERVMLRSGIATRDRRDIPLNRINDHSTSQTVVDRMFGCGTMTIESASERGQSVLRSVPGIDRVQTVLNEITDQAVSGPAQRRIEAPAPQARRVDNPS, from the coding sequence GTGGCGTTCCCGGACGACCAACTCACGGCGGACGAGCACGTCGTGCTGCACCTGCGCCCGCACTGGCGGGTGCTGATCGGACGGCTCCTGCTCGCCCTGCTGGCGGTGGTGGTCGTCCTCGCCGTCACGCTCTGGACCGGCAACCAGCTCGCGGTCGGCATCGGAGTCATCGTCGCCGTGGTGGCGGTGCTCTGGCTGGCGGTCTGGCCGTGGTTCGTGTGGCGCAGCACCCATTACGTGTTCACCAACGAGCGGGTGATGCTGCGCTCCGGGATCGCCACGCGGGATCGCCGCGACATCCCGCTCAACCGCATCAACGACCACTCCACCAGCCAGACCGTCGTGGACCGCATGTTCGGCTGCGGCACGATGACCATCGAGTCCGCCAGCGAGCGGGGCCAGTCGGTCCTGCGCTCGGTCCCCGGCATCGACCGGGTGCAGACGGTCCTCAACGAGATCACCGACCAGGCCGTCTCGGGTCCGGCGCAGCGCCGGATCGAGGCTCCCGCGCCGCAGGCGCGGCGGGTCGACAATCCCTCCTGA
- the uppS gene encoding polyprenyl diphosphate synthase has translation MNQRRAPDSVRTPDSDVAHAAAVPRHIAFMPDGNRRWARRRQLSVGEGHLRGFTHVADVAAWSAQAGIESITFFLISDENIRHRTTGEIAGLATACHALLSLLAAGPYRVRHLGDPALLPPDVAAAIRKVTAGTAGREGPRVNLAVGYGGRADILQAARALINRARLHSDVRAELTEDEFGALLATGGSPDPDLVVRTSGEVRTSGFLAWQAAYSEWHFSPRLWPDFSQDDLHQALADYGRRHRRLGS, from the coding sequence GTGAACCAGCGAAGAGCCCCCGACTCCGTCCGGACCCCGGACTCGGACGTTGCGCACGCCGCGGCAGTGCCCCGGCACATCGCCTTCATGCCCGACGGCAATCGCCGCTGGGCCCGCCGCCGTCAGCTGTCCGTCGGCGAAGGCCATCTGCGCGGCTTCACCCACGTGGCCGATGTCGCCGCCTGGTCCGCGCAGGCCGGGATCGAGTCGATCACCTTCTTCCTGATCTCCGACGAGAACATCCGCCACCGCACGACCGGCGAAATAGCCGGCCTGGCGACGGCCTGCCATGCGCTGCTGTCGCTCCTGGCGGCGGGCCCCTACCGTGTCCGCCACCTCGGCGATCCGGCACTGCTGCCCCCGGATGTGGCCGCCGCCATCCGGAAGGTCACGGCTGGGACGGCAGGACGGGAAGGCCCGCGAGTGAACCTCGCCGTCGGTTACGGCGGCCGCGCTGACATCCTGCAAGCCGCACGTGCCCTCATCAACCGCGCCAGGCTGCACTCCGATGTGCGGGCCGAGCTCACGGAGGACGAGTTCGGTGCGCTGCTCGCCACGGGAGGATCGCCGGATCCGGACCTGGTCGTCCGCACCTCCGGCGAAGTTCGCACATCCGGCTTCCTGGCCTGGCAGGCGGCGTACTCGGAATGGCATTTCTCGCCGCGGCTGTGGCCGGACTTCTCGCAGGACGACCTGCATCAGGCACTGGCCGACTACGGCCGACGGCATCGGCGGCTCGGCTCGTGA